Proteins from a single region of Bartonella sp. M0283:
- a CDS encoding single-stranded DNA-binding protein, protein MAGSVNKVILVGNLGADPEIRRMNSGDQVASLRIATSDTWRDRNTGERRERTEWHSVVIFNENLVKVVEQYLKKGAKVYIEGQLQTRKWQDQNGNDRYTTEIVLQKYRGELQMLDSRGEGGGSRQQVSDQSGSGGFGGGYGNSDQGGNNQSGSNFSRQLDDDVPF, encoded by the coding sequence ATGGCAGGCAGTGTTAACAAGGTCATTCTGGTTGGTAATCTCGGTGCAGATCCGGAAATTCGCAGAATGAATTCTGGCGATCAAGTGGCAAGTTTGCGCATTGCAACGTCGGATACGTGGCGTGACCGTAATACAGGTGAGCGTCGCGAACGGACAGAATGGCACAGCGTTGTCATTTTTAACGAAAATCTGGTCAAAGTTGTCGAGCAATATCTTAAAAAAGGCGCGAAAGTTTATATTGAGGGGCAGTTGCAAACCCGCAAATGGCAGGATCAGAACGGCAATGACCGTTATACAACCGAGATTGTTTTGCAAAAATATCGCGGTGAATTGCAAATGCTTGATAGCCGCGGCGAGGGTGGCGGCAGCCGTCAGCAAGTGAGCGATCAATCCGGTTCGGGCGGTTTTGGCGGCGGCTACGGCAATTCCGATCAGGGCGGAAACAATCAGTCAGGAAGCAATTTTTCGCGTCAGCTCGATGATGATGTTCCATTCTGA
- a CDS encoding MarC family protein, whose protein sequence is MFDAGLLLNAFITLLVTIDPVGLVPIFLGLTRDMTHMERKSTAIAASVISYVILLAFALIGGAILEGLGISLGAFQIAGGILLFAIAFEMIFEKRSARKQKSVKTAVTKDHIHNIAAFPLAIPMIAGPGAISATILMASKNPGFVGTAVSCFVILISVIVCYGFMLLAHPIDRLLGETGRTILTRLFGVILAALAVQFVANGILALFHIA, encoded by the coding sequence ATGTTTGACGCAGGTTTGTTGCTAAATGCGTTTATCACATTACTGGTTACAATTGACCCTGTAGGTCTCGTGCCGATTTTCTTGGGGCTCACGCGTGACATGACGCATATGGAACGCAAGTCCACAGCCATTGCCGCGTCTGTCATTTCTTACGTTATTCTGCTCGCTTTTGCACTTATCGGCGGCGCAATATTGGAAGGGCTGGGCATTTCGCTCGGTGCATTCCAGATTGCCGGCGGTATTTTATTGTTTGCGATTGCTTTCGAGATGATTTTTGAAAAACGTTCGGCAAGAAAACAGAAATCTGTCAAAACCGCCGTCACCAAAGATCATATTCACAATATTGCAGCCTTCCCGCTTGCTATACCGATGATCGCCGGTCCGGGCGCGATCTCGGCCACTATTCTGATGGCCAGCAAAAACCCCGGTTTCGTCGGCACTGCCGTTTCCTGTTTTGTTATTCTGATTTCGGTGATTGTCTGCTACGGCTTCATGCTTCTTGCACACCCGATCGACCGACTTTTAGGTGAAACGGGTAGAACAATACTGACCCGCCTCTTCGGTGTCATCCTTGCAGCTCTTGCCGTGCAATTCGTTGCCAACGGGATTTTGGCTCTCTTCCATATTGCGTGA
- the gyrA gene encoding DNA gyrase subunit A, protein MNDQIVPPDSGNPNGIEPVNIVEEMERSYLDYAMSVIVSRALPDVRDGMKPVHRRILYAMNQMGLSYNKPYRKSAGVVGEVMGKFHPHGDSSIYDALVRMAQDFSLRVPLIDGQGNFGSIDGDPPAAMRYTECRLEKVSDSLLYDIDKETVDFQDNYDGREQEPIVLPARFPNLLVNGSGGIAVGMATNIPPHNLGEIVDGCVALIDNPAITLDEMLKIIPGPDFPTGGIILGRAGIRSAYETGRGSLIMRAKVEVEDIRNDRQAIVVTEIPYQVNKATMVEKIAELVREKRIEGISDLRDESDREGYRVVIELKRDAVADVVLNQLYRYTPLQTSFGCNMVALNGGKPEQMSLLDMLKAFVLFREEVVTRRTKFLLRKARERAHVLVGLAIAVANIDEVIQLIRNAPDPQTARDQLMTRRWPAAEVRHLIELIDDPRHIIHEDNTYNLSEEQARAILDLRLQRLTALGRDEIADELNKIGAEITDYLDILGSRLRVLTIVKDELMAVRNEFATPRLTSFGSGGAEMDDEDLIAREEMVVTVSHSGYIKRVPLNTYRAQHRGGKGRSGMTTKDEDFVTRLFVANTHAPVLFFSSRGIVYKEKVWRLPVGTPQSRGKALINLLPLQQGERITTIMPLPEDEESWSELDVMFATTRGTVRRNKLSDFVQVNRNGKIAMKFDDDEDEILSVDTCTENDDVVLTTADGQCIRFAVSDVRVFAGRNSIGVRGINLGEGDKVISMAILEHVEATPAERSAYLKRAVAERRAAGNDSDDVTISDEEEATGDAELSDARYNELSQHEQMLLTVSQFGYGKRSSSYEFRISGRGGKGIRATDPSKTAEIGKLVAAFPVEENDQIMLVSDGGKLIRVPVAGIRIAGRSTKGVTIFDTAENEKVVSVERISESEEDDSDVDETVPNDDNSSSGNSDTQTDD, encoded by the coding sequence GTGAACGATCAAATTGTACCACCAGATTCAGGAAATCCGAACGGTATTGAACCGGTCAATATTGTAGAGGAAATGGAGCGCTCTTACCTCGATTACGCCATGAGTGTGATCGTATCGCGTGCGCTGCCTGATGTTCGCGACGGTATGAAGCCGGTGCATCGACGCATTCTCTATGCGATGAACCAGATGGGGCTTTCTTATAACAAGCCTTATCGTAAATCTGCCGGTGTTGTCGGCGAGGTGATGGGTAAATTCCACCCGCATGGCGATTCATCTATCTATGATGCGCTGGTGCGCATGGCGCAGGATTTTTCGCTGCGCGTTCCGCTTATTGACGGGCAGGGGAACTTCGGGTCGATTGATGGTGATCCGCCGGCAGCTATGCGTTACACCGAATGTCGGCTGGAAAAAGTTTCCGATAGTCTGCTTTATGACATTGATAAAGAGACGGTTGATTTTCAGGATAATTATGATGGCCGCGAGCAGGAACCGATTGTTCTTCCGGCTCGTTTTCCAAATCTTCTCGTGAATGGTTCAGGCGGCATTGCGGTTGGTATGGCCACCAATATTCCGCCGCACAATTTGGGTGAAATTGTTGATGGTTGCGTCGCTCTCATTGATAATCCGGCCATAACACTTGACGAAATGCTCAAGATCATACCGGGGCCGGATTTCCCGACCGGCGGGATTATCCTCGGGCGCGCCGGTATACGTTCGGCCTATGAAACCGGACGTGGTTCGCTCATTATGCGCGCCAAGGTTGAAGTTGAAGATATTCGCAATGACCGGCAGGCCATCGTTGTTACTGAAATTCCCTATCAGGTGAATAAAGCGACAATGGTTGAAAAAATTGCCGAGCTTGTTCGTGAAAAACGTATTGAAGGCATTTCGGATTTACGCGATGAATCCGATCGCGAAGGCTATCGCGTTGTGATCGAGCTGAAGCGTGATGCCGTTGCCGATGTCGTTTTGAACCAGCTTTATCGCTACACACCTTTGCAAACATCGTTCGGCTGCAATATGGTTGCGTTAAATGGCGGTAAGCCTGAACAAATGTCACTCCTTGACATGCTCAAGGCCTTTGTTCTATTCCGTGAAGAAGTTGTTACACGGCGTACCAAGTTTTTACTGCGCAAAGCACGTGAACGTGCCCATGTCTTGGTTGGTTTGGCCATTGCTGTTGCCAATATTGACGAAGTCATCCAGCTTATTCGTAATGCACCGGATCCGCAAACAGCGCGTGACCAGTTGATGACACGTCGTTGGCCGGCTGCAGAAGTTCGCCATCTTATCGAATTGATTGATGACCCTCGTCACATTATTCATGAAGATAATACCTATAATCTTTCGGAAGAACAGGCGCGTGCCATTCTTGATTTGCGCTTGCAACGCCTGACAGCTTTGGGGCGTGACGAGATCGCCGATGAACTCAATAAAATTGGCGCGGAAATTACCGATTATCTTGATATTCTTGGGTCTCGTTTGCGCGTCTTGACGATTGTCAAAGACGAATTGATGGCCGTTCGCAATGAATTTGCCACACCTCGTCTTACTTCATTCGGCTCCGGTGGTGCCGAAATGGATGATGAGGACTTGATTGCTCGTGAAGAAATGGTCGTCACTGTAAGCCATAGCGGCTATATCAAGCGCGTTCCGCTCAACACTTATCGGGCGCAACACCGCGGTGGTAAAGGCCGTTCGGGTATGACAACAAAAGACGAAGATTTTGTAACCCGTCTGTTTGTTGCCAACACGCATGCGCCGGTGCTGTTCTTCTCTTCGCGCGGCATTGTTTACAAGGAAAAAGTATGGCGTTTGCCGGTGGGAACGCCTCAATCGCGCGGCAAGGCGCTCATCAATCTTCTGCCTTTGCAACAAGGCGAACGCATCACCACAATCATGCCATTGCCGGAGGATGAAGAAAGCTGGAGCGAACTTGATGTCATGTTTGCAACAACACGTGGCACTGTGCGGCGAAACAAGCTTTCCGACTTTGTACAAGTTAACCGCAATGGAAAAATTGCGATGAAATTCGACGATGATGAAGATGAAATTCTATCTGTCGATACCTGTACAGAGAATGACGATGTGGTTCTGACCACTGCTGACGGTCAATGTATTCGTTTTGCGGTTTCCGATGTTCGTGTCTTTGCCGGTAGAAATTCCATTGGCGTGCGCGGTATCAATCTCGGCGAAGGCGATAAAGTCATCTCGATGGCTATTCTGGAGCATGTCGAAGCAACACCGGCCGAACGGTCGGCTTATCTCAAACGCGCCGTTGCCGAACGTCGTGCGGCTGGTAACGATAGCGATGATGTAACAATCAGTGACGAGGAAGAAGCAACAGGCGATGCCGAGCTTAGCGACGCACGTTATAATGAACTTTCTCAACATGAACAGATGCTGTTGACGGTAAGTCAGTTCGGTTATGGCAAACGTTCTTCATCCTACGAGTTCAGAATCTCCGGTCGCGGCGGCAAGGGGATAAGAGCAACTGATCCTTCAAAAACAGCTGAAATCGGCAAACTGGTTGCAGCTTTCCCAGTTGAAGAAAACGACCAGATCATGCTTGTTTCGGATGGTGGAAAACTCATCCGCGTTCCGGTGGCAGGAATTCGCATTGCAGGACGTTCGACAAAAGGTGTCACGATTTTCGATACAGCCGAAAACGAAAAAGTTGTTTCGGTTGAACGTATCTCTGAATCGGAAGAGGACGATAGCGACGTTGACGAAACTGTGCCGAATGATGACAACAGTTCGTCAGGCAATTCTGATACGCAAACGGATGATTGA
- the coaD gene encoding pantetheine-phosphate adenylyltransferase — protein MKVAIFAGSFDPITNGHLDVLRGAFRVADKVVVAIGIHPSKAPLFTFEERKKLIETVAKTILKDTEKRLEVISFDNLLVDKAREIGANFIIRGLRDGTDFNYEMQLAGMNRALAPEIQTLFLPAADAVRSISATLVRQIALMRGNVSPFVPENVALALTKKFKS, from the coding sequence ATGAAAGTGGCAATTTTTGCTGGCTCGTTTGATCCGATTACCAATGGCCATCTTGATGTTTTGCGTGGTGCCTTTAGAGTGGCTGACAAAGTTGTCGTTGCTATTGGCATCCACCCGAGCAAAGCCCCGCTTTTTACGTTTGAAGAACGTAAGAAATTGATCGAAACCGTTGCCAAGACTATTTTGAAAGACACAGAAAAGCGTTTGGAAGTTATTTCCTTCGACAATCTGCTGGTTGATAAAGCACGCGAGATCGGCGCAAATTTTATTATACGCGGTTTGCGTGATGGCACGGATTTTAACTATGAAATGCAACTTGCCGGCATGAACAGGGCATTGGCACCCGAAATACAGACATTGTTCTTGCCGGCAGCTGATGCGGTTCGTTCAATTTCTGCTACTCTTGTTCGTCAAATTGCATTGATGAGGGGGAATGTTTCGCCCTTTGTTCCCGAGAATGTTGCATTGGCGTTAACAAAAAAATTCAAATCATAA
- a CDS encoding peptidylprolyl isomerase, giving the protein MAVLFALFSLAPVAFAAGGENLVLTLKDGDVTIKLRPDIAPKHVAQIEKLAKEGAYDNVVFHRVIPGFMAQTGDVKFGKKGSPEFNIRRAGMGGSQYPDLAAEFSKVPFKRGTVGMARSQDPNSANSQFFICFDDASFLNGQYTVVGEVVKGMDVVDKIKKGRADNNGSVADPDVIVKARIEATK; this is encoded by the coding sequence ATGGCCGTTCTGTTTGCACTTTTTTCGCTTGCTCCCGTGGCTTTTGCTGCAGGTGGAGAAAATCTGGTATTAACACTGAAAGATGGTGACGTAACAATTAAGTTGCGTCCGGATATTGCTCCCAAACATGTTGCTCAAATCGAAAAGCTTGCCAAAGAAGGCGCATATGATAATGTTGTCTTCCATCGGGTTATTCCAGGCTTTATGGCGCAGACCGGCGATGTAAAATTCGGCAAAAAAGGCAGTCCCGAATTCAATATTCGTCGTGCAGGCATGGGTGGCTCACAATATCCCGACCTTGCAGCAGAATTTTCCAAAGTCCCCTTCAAACGCGGCACAGTCGGAATGGCACGTTCGCAAGACCCGAATTCGGCCAATTCCCAGTTCTTCATCTGTTTTGATGATGCATCTTTCCTCAATGGACAATACACGGTTGTTGGTGAAGTGGTAAAAGGCATGGATGTCGTTGATAAAATCAAAAAAGGGCGGGCAGATAATAACGGTTCGGTTGCAGATCCTGACGTTATTGTAAAAGCACGTATCGAAGCTACAAAATAA